One Dermacentor andersoni chromosome 6, qqDerAnde1_hic_scaffold, whole genome shotgun sequence genomic window carries:
- the LOC126538818 gene encoding putative nuclease HARBI1, translating into MAAFVIALAAAAAARQSGRGRREPEDAFDMPDDQFRRHFRLKKETVRWLCDEVAEELGGVRTSALSVERQVLCALRFFATGSFQASVGSEETIGVTQPAVSKCVRRVAEAIVHAGARNKWVHFPRTSEEKAAVKEGFLRRGSIPGVIGCVDGSLIAIIAPKGEQKAAFMCRKGYYALNTMFICDAGMRILAVDPLRPGSDHDAHVWRTTWLRRRFLEGHIAKAGEHLLGDSGYPLEPWLLTPVTGHPLIHTAEGRYNTAHAAMRSVVERCIGLLKSRFRCLQRYRALHYEPDRAANIVAACAVLHNLCLDEGDVLLDDVSDDSSNSSSDNESGNPSPQRVPRVRASRMMYLRGCAARDNVISSFGTTRQQHQHYLKRVRRRLRRQQHRQQQ; encoded by the exons atggcggccttcgtgattgcgttggcggcggcggcggcggctcgtcagtccgggcgcgggaggagggagcccgaggatgcgtttgacatgccagacgatcagtttcggcggcactttcgcctgaagaaagaaactgtgcggtggctgtgcgacgaagtggcggaggaactcggaggcgtgagaacttcagcgctgtcggtggagcggcaagtgttgtgcgcgttgcgcttcttcgcaacgggcagctttcaagcctcggtagggagcgaggagacgatcggcgtgacccagcctgcggtcagcaagtgtgtgcgacgcgtggcggaggcaatcgtccacgccggggcccgcaacaagtgggtccatttcccgaggacgtcggaggagaaggcggccgtgaaggaagggttccttcgacgcggctccattcccggcgtcatcggatgcgtggacggcagccttatagccatcatcgcaccgaagggcgagcagaaggcggcattcatgtgccgcaaaggctactacgccctcaacacaatgttc atctgcgacgcaggcatgcggatcctcgccgtcgaccctctgcgaccggggtcAGACCACGACGCCCACGTCTGGAGAACTACGTGGTTGCGTCGTCGGTTCCTGGAGGGGCATATTGCCAAGGCCGGCGAACACCTCCTCG GTGACAGCGGCTACCCCCTGGAACCATGGCTCCTGACCCCAGTCACAGGCCACCCTCTCATACACACTGCAGAAGGCAGgtacaacactgcacatgctgccatGCGGTCCGTAGTGGAGCGGTGCATTGGGCTTTTGAAGAGCCGCTTCCGCTGCCTTCAGCGGTACCGCGCCCTCCACTACGAGCCAGACCGCGCTGCCAACATCgttgcagcatgtgcagtgttgcacaACTTGTGTCTTGATGAAGGTGACGTGTTGTTGGATGATGttagtgatgacagcagcaacagcagcagtgacaATGAAAGTGGCAACCCCTCCCCACAGAGAGTTCCCCGAGTGAGGGCATCACGCATGATGTACCTGAGAGGCTGTGCTGCCCGGGATAATGTTATTAGCTCATTTGGCACGAcacggcagcagcaccagcactacctgaaaagggtgcgaaggcggctgcgtcgacagcagcaccgacagcagcaataa